One part of the Pecten maximus chromosome 1, xPecMax1.1, whole genome shotgun sequence genome encodes these proteins:
- the LOC117327879 gene encoding U-scoloptoxin(05)-Sm1a-like, whose translation MPNLYLLCATVVVLLSVFESAEGLNCFQCNSTLDHNCQENFDHDFSINPLSSQYCTVWNSRFCIKITGLWGGVVGTHRFCSSRDLGDQCQDIFYPDHDRMYRACVYTCTSDDCNEASSLWTKWTLVTSLVLAFFSYKIGVL comes from the exons ATGCCGAACTTGTACCTCTTGTGTGCGACTGTTGTCGTACTGTTGTCAGTATTTGAATCAG CTGAGGGTCTGAACTGCTTCCAGTGTAACTCTACATTAGATCACAACTGCCAGGAGAATTTCGACCATGATTTCAGCATCAACCCTCTGTCCTCacagtactgtactgtatgGAACTCTCGCTTCTGCATCAAAATCACTGGACTCTGGGGAG GTGTAGTCGGGACTCATCGATTCTGTAGCTCTCGTGACCTTGGTGACCAATGTCAAGATATTTTCTACCCTGATCACGATCGTATGTACCGAGCCTGTGTGTACACATGTACTTCTGATGACTGCAATGAGGCAAGCTCGCTGTGGACAAaatggacacttgttacctcCCTTGTGCTGGCTTTCTTTTCCTATAAAATTGGTGTGTTATGA